The DNA window AATGATTCTTTGCAGACAGAAAAAATTTCAGAGCTTAGCGGCATTGTACTCAAAGGTAATAAAGCGGTCTTTCAGCAGAAAGCCGATAAAATGATTTTTAATGTAGAAAATAGTGTCTTGTCTGATGGTACTACTGTACTGGAAATTCTGGGCAAAACGCCGGGTGTGGTGGTTTCGCAGGAAGGTGAGCTGTCTTTACGCGGCAAGAGAGGAGTAAGTGTAATGATTAACGGTAAGCTGAGTTCCCTGTCAACTAAGGAACTGGCCAACTTATTGCGCTCTACCAATTCCACATTGGTAAAGAATATTGAAATTATTGCTAATCCTTCTTCAAAATACGATGCTGCAGGAAATGCAGGTATCATCAACATTGTTCTTAAAAAAAGTTCATTGGAAGGACTAAGCGGCAGCTATTACCTGAACGGCGGAAGGGGTCGGAAAAATAGAATCAATACCGGACTGAGTCTGAATTATACCCATAAGAAACTATCTCTGCATGGGGACTACAGTTATACTTTCCGTGGCGAGGAAGAAAGAAAAAAATTCAATCAGATTTTCTTTAATGAAAAACAACCCCAGCAGGTTACACGAAGAACGGATCAGAATTCAATAACCAATGAACCTTTAACTTCCAACAACTTTAAATTCGGAGCAGATTATACATTTAATGATAAAACGACCATTGGTGCTTTATTCGATGCTAAAATAGGACGATATGAAGATTTTTCGAAAGGTGAAAACAGAATATTTCAACCTGTAGACAATCTGTTTGCTCATGTACTTTCGGATAACAAAAGCAAAGAAAACTGGTATGATTATACGTATAATTTAAAGGGTACACATATCTTTAACGATAAGGATTACAAGGTAGATGTGGATCTGGAATACGAAACTTCGCGCTTCTCTTCCCTTCAAAATCAGCTTTCAGATGCATTGGTGAATCAGGGCACAGAAAAGTTTAACAACAGAAGAGGCAGCATTGCTTCCCGCTTGAAAGTCTTTAATGCTAAAGTAGACTTTACCCTGCCTTTCAGTGAAATGCATAGCCTGGAAACAGGACTTAAATCCACTATAAAATCTAATAACAACCCTTCAGAATATTTTATACAACAGGGCGAAGACTGGATCAACGATGATAAAGCAAGCAATGAATATGTTTACAAAGAACAGATACATGCGCTGTATGCCAACTACAAGCTCAATCTGACAAAATGGACATTCCAACTAGGATTGAGAACTGAAATGACACATACAGACATTAACCAGAAAACTTCCCAGGAACAGCGAAAAAGAGATTATACCAATTTGTTTCCGAGTGCGTCCGTCAAATATCAGATGAGCGATCAGCATGGATTCTATGCCTCGTACAGTAAAAGAATCAACAGGCCGAGCCACTTCGATCTGAATCCGTTCCGCTTTTATGATGATCCCTTCAACTACTGGCAAGGAAATCCAAATCTGAACCCTGAGTTTACTCACGCAACAGAATTGGGATATACCTGGGGAAAATATATTATAGCATCGGCTTATTTCAGCGTAACAAACGATGTAATGACGGAAGTATACAACTATCAGCCTGATACAGGAATCCTGGTAAAAACTCAGGACAACCTGAACAAATCTTATGTATATGGCGCCAACATAACTGCCACTACAAAGCTTGTTAAATGGTGGTCACTTACCTCTATGTTTAATGTTTTCAACAATGAATATAAAGGAAATTACCAGAACTACTCGGTAAACAGTTCACAACTGGCCTTTACACTCAATGCACAAAACAGTTTCAGCATTGCAAAAGGGGTGAAAGCAGAAGCTAATGCACAATACTTCTCAAAATCAAACATTGGACTGTTTATTCGCGATGCTTATTTTGACCTGACACTGGGTGTTTCAAAAACCCTTTGGAAGGATAAAGCAACAATAAAACTGGCGGTAACCGACTTATTAAAAACAAATAATTATCGTGTAACAGGGAACAATTTCAGTTCTACAATCCGGCAAAAATACAATCTTGACAGCCGGGTGGTGACGCTCTCTTTTAATTACAAACTTTAGTCTTCGGAGCCTTGTCAAGGTTTAAAACCTTGACAAGGCTAAAAGATTAGTCGTAGAATTTATCAAAGTGGGCAAAGCCGGAAATATTATCAGGAAGCTTCATTCCTTTAGCTATTTTGTCAGTTTGTACATCATAGATCCATAGCGCCGATACTTTTAGAATTTAACAGACACTTTAGACAATTAAAACTATTCAAATAACACCGATGAAAAAGTTCACATTAGACCAAAATCGAAGATTTTCAAAACTTACGTGTACTTCTTATTCTCAAAGCTTATCACTTAAAGTGACTTTTGTGTTCAAAAAGCTTTTGTGACTTTTGTAGTTTAATTAATGATAATTAAGTGAGTTGTACCTGGAAGTCATCACTTAAAGTTAGAACCCCTTCTGCAATACTTTCAGGGTGAGCACTGAATCCTTTTAGTTTTGAGCTCTTGCCTTTTAACACAAGATCCATCAATTGCTTATCCGTTAATTTTTTACCGAAAATTTCGAAAGTAATTTTAAAACCACAGTTTTTGAAGTCGGAACATCCCACGGCTGTTTTTCCTTTGATCAGGTTGTGTTCTTTACATTTCGGACATTTCGTTTCTTCCCAGGACTGAAGCTCCTTTTTCTGTGCAGGTTCTCTTTTTTTCTTTTCCTTTACTTCTTCTTTTGCTTCTTCCTGAAGGGTAATGACTTTTCCTTTTCCGTACACCACTTTATCCGTAAGTTCCGTCACCATCTGAATCAGTTCTTCTTTGAAAAGATTGGCTTCATACTCGCCTTTCTCAATCTTACGAAGCTTTGATTCCCATTCACCGGTTAGTTCCGGACTCTTCAAAAGCTCGTCTTCGATGGTATCAATCAACTGAATTCCTGTTTGAGTGGCAATCAGATTTTTCCTTTTCTTCTCAATATATTTTCTTTTGAACAGCGTTTCAATGATGTTTGCACGAGTAGACGGTCTTCCGATCCCGTTATTTTTCAGCATTTCACGTAATTCTTCATCTTCAACCTGTTTTCCGGCTGTTTCCATAGCCCTCAGCAAGGTTGCTTCAGTATACGGCTTGGGAGGGGTTGTTTTTCCCTGATGAATCATCGGATCATGCGGTCCTGTTTCACCTACTATAAATTCAGGAATGGTTTGTTCCTCTTCTTTCTCTTTTTCTTTATCGGCAGATTCTTCTTTGGGTTCTTTGGCATAAACCGCTCTCCATCCCGCTTCCAATACCTGTCTTCCGCTGGTTTTGAAAGGAATGGTTCCTACTTTTCCTTCTACCAAAGTATTGGAGATTTTACATTCCGGATAGAATACAGCAATGAAACGTTTGGCAATCAAATCATAAATCAGTTTTTCTTCCCTACTCAGATTTTGAGAAGGAGGAATTTCTGTAGGAATGATCGCATGGTGATCGGTTACTTTGGTATCGTCAAAAACAGCCTTTGATTTTGGAATCGGAGCTTCTAATAATGGAGCAATCAATTCCTGATAAGGATACATTTTCTGAAGAATGCCCTCTATTTTCGGATATAAACTTTCTGATAAATAAGTGGTATCAACACGTGGATAGGTCACATGTTTCTTTTCGTAAAGGCTTTGGATATAATTCAGGGTATTTTCTGCCGAATACCCATATTTTTTGTTGGCTTCTACCTGAAGTCCGGTCAAATCAAAAAGTCTTGGATTCTTTTCTTTTCCTTCTTTAATTTCGAAAGAAACGATCTCAAATGGATTTACTTTAAGGTATTCCAGTCCTTTTTCTGCACGTTCTAAGGTTTTTAAACGATCAATTGCCGCATTGAAAACAACGTCACGGTATTTGGTTTTAAGCTCCCAATATTCTTCCGTGGTAAAGGCATCAATTTCTTTCTGACGCTGAACCAGCATAGCCAATGTCGGGGTCTGCACTCTACCGATGGAAAGTACCGCTTTATTTCCACCGAATTTCTTGGTAAAAAGTCTGGTAGCATTGATTCCCAGCAACCAATCGCCTATCGCTCTGGCATTTCCTGCCAGGTAAAGGTTTTTGTAATCTTCAGCAGGTTTTAAATTTGCAAAACCTTCCTTAATTGCTTCCTCCGTCAGGGAAGAAATCCATAAACGCTGAATGGGTTTGTTGCATTTTGCCTTCTGCAATACCCAACGCTGAATCAATTCTCCCTCTTGCCCGGCATCCCCACAGTTAATGACCTCATCACATTCTTCAACTAATCTTTCAATTACTTTAAACTGATTTTCAACGCCTTTATTGGGAATCAGCTTGATCCCGAAACTGCTGGGAATAATTGGCAGCAAAAATAAATTCCAGGATTTATATTGTGGACCGTAGTCGTGAGGTTCTTTCAGTGTACAAAGGTGTCCGAATGTCCATGTTACGCAATAGCCGTTTCCTTCCATATAGCCTTGTTTAGGCATAGTAGCGCCTAATACTTTGGCAATATCTCTGGCAACACTCGGTTTTTCGGCAATACATAATTTCATGAACTCGGATTTATTGTAGGGGTGCAAAAATCGGGATTTTTTTTGACTTTAGCTAATTTAAGAAGATCATGTAACCGTTAAAATTAACAAACTTTATTCTATTAAAAGTCTATATGTAAAAAGTGAGTTTAATTCGTAAAAACAACTCATTATTTATTTTTCACTTCAGCAATCGCCTCTGAAATTCCTCCGCCCGCAGTTTCAAAGAAAGCATGTCCTGCCAGCAGGTATACTTTTTCTAATTTTTTGGTGGTGGATAACTTGTGTTCTTTCAGATAATTTTCAGAACGGTTGGCATGTACAATACCTCTCACTGCATTTCCAGCTACTAAAGCAGTGGGTGAATCTATCCCCGCATCCTTAAGATCACTGGCAAAGGCAAAATTGGTAACGCCTAATCTCATCGCTTCACGGGCAGCTACCTCTCCTACTGAGGTCATTAAATCAGGAGTGAATTTATTACGGTCACCCAAACCGATCAACAATAGTTTCTTTGCAGGCATCGATCCGGCAGGTGGTGTAATTAAAATAGTTTCCAGAGAATGCCCGTGAAATTGTCCTGATTTTCTAATATTGGTTAGCTCACCTTTTAACGCTTGATCCAGATGGATCAGACCATTTAAGTTGGCTGGCAAAGCCGGTGCATTAAAAATATCCCCTTCGGTATACTCGAAAACGCAGGCTACCTGAAGCTGAACGTTTGCTGAAGAAGGTCCTTCTACCAAGCCTACCATAGAGATTCCGTCTACTGATCCCCAGGTTTTTGAAGTTCCTACAGCCGTTGTAGAACTGGTTGTTTGAGCAAAACTTAAAGCAGAAAATGCTAAAGCGGCAATAACTAAAGATCTGGCAATTGTATTTTTCATAATAAATAAGATTTGTATGGGTAATAATTATACTCCGAAATTACAGAAGATAAAAACCGCCTGCATTGATCTATCATAATAAATACAAAAAGACCCAACTTTCGTTGAGTCTTCTTAATTCACATTAAAAAAGTTGAATAACTAAGGCATTGGTAATGCCACGATATCAAATACAGTATCTGCATAGCTGTTATCTCCGAAGACAGCTCTTACCCCGGAGGCATCCTGTGCAAAAACAAGTGGGTTAAGGTTGGCAGTATAGGTTCCCGGTTGCAAAACCAATGACCTTGTACCGTTCACCTGATATCCGCTATTGGTATAAGCTCCTGTATTGGCGTTGACAATTGAACTTCCTGATCTTACAATTAAATAATTATTATATCCCGGACCGGTTAAGAATACATTGGTCGCCAGAAGTTTTGAGCTTCCACCGCTTAGTCCTGTTCCATTTGCTAATGTAACATTGGTAATAGGAACAGAAAATGTAAACATAACCAATGCGGGTTTGTCGAGAGTGAAACTTTTGGAAATCATGGTTGCCGTCCCATTCGATGAGTTGGCGGAAGTCAAAGTCATTGCATTTCCTGTATTGGCACTTCCGGAAGTTGCTCCTGCTGCAATGGCAGGATACCTGTGAAACATCCTCATCCACTCACCATCTGTTCCGCGGGAAGCATCAAAATTATAATATCCCTTTTCCAGTAGATTGGTAGTCTTTGCACTGGTATCAGCAGGAAGTAAAGGTTGTGTAATATAGACTATCGTTCCATCCTGGGCTGCGGTATACAGATTATCTTTACTTTTCAACTGAGTGCCGGTAATTCTGGGAGCAATAACCCCATCAATTTTTCCGGAATCAGTAGGAGCACCTGAAATATCAAAAGTAGCCTGAGGATTGGTATTGTTAATTCCGACCTGGCTGTAGAATTTTCCTGTACCCGCGACTATTGAGCAGACAAAAATTGTTTTAAAATATTGAGATATTGTATTCATACATTTAGGTTTATACATTTTTCATCTTAGTTATTTCTATTCACAAACTCATACAAATTTATTGATCCGGAAAACGACAAACAGTATCCAAATCATCGAAAAAGTTATTTCTATTATTCCAATTAATGGTACTAAGAAAACCTGTTTTCCTATTTAGTTTCCGATATACAGTTCTTAAAAACTGATTTTTTACTGATCAGTATTTTTCCCTTCGGATACGCTGTAAAGTTCCCGGAATTTTTTTGGAGTCAATCCTGTATGTTTTTTTATAAAGCCCGAGAAATGTCCATAATTTTGAAAATTAAAATCAAACGCAATATCTTTTAACGGATCCTTGGTCATCATCAGTTTATATTTTATTTTTTCCAACGTTTGGCTCTGTATCACTTCAGTTGCTGTGTGGCCCAAATATTTTTTGCAGAGAATATTAAGATAATTGGCATTAATTCGCAATTGATCTGCGTAATACTTTTTTGATCTCTCCTGTCTGAAATTTTGGTTCAGCAAGGTCATAAAGTCAAAAAGCACAGGATGATCTTCATAAATATTCAGGTACTCAGCATTTTTCTGAACTTCGTTAGAGATATACCGGGCAATGATTTTCATTTTTGAATAAATAATTTCGTTCATCACCGGCGACGGATTATTCAACTCATCTCTGATATCTTTAAATTCATGTAAAAGCTTTTCAAAAATCTCTTCATTCAGATTAATAACGGGCTTTTCTTTATACATAAAAACCGGTAGCTGCATCAATCCTTCCAGACGCTCAAATACCTCTCCACTTACAAATAATTTATAAATTTCACCATGCCTTTCATAATCCCACCAACGTACTTGTCCCGGAAACACCATATGAAGCTGCATACCTTCAACGGGATATTCCTTCCCATCAATACTATGCTTTCCTTTTGTCTCTTTAAATAGTAGTAATGAAAAAAAATCATGGCTGACGGGAGTATATAAAGGGCATAAACCTTTTGGCTCATAAAAAAAAATATCATGGTATATTTTTAACCTGCCCTGGATCTCCTTGAACTTTTGAACCGGATTTTTTTTCTCATTCATTCAGAAATACATTTTTATATTGTTTGTTAGTTTAATTTAATAGCATTGGCTATTTTACTTCAGCCTACAGTAGCCTCATCCTATCTTATGCAGGATAGGAACATTTTTTCAGAATTAGAGATAATAATGGAAATTTTAGTTTTTAAAATTACAGGTCTTCGGGGACTGCATGTAAGACGGTTCCTGCATATTTACTTTGAAAATCTTTGGGTGTCATCCCTGTATATTTTTTAAAAAAGGCATAAAAACTACTGACCGAACTAAAGTTCATCAATATGGACAGCTCTTTTATTGAGAGGTTAGAAGCAGCCAGATATTGTTTGATTTCCGACAAGAGCTCACGGCTTATAATCCCTGTTGCTGTTTTTCCGAGATGTTTGCTGCAGAGAATATTCAGATAGTTGGTTGTGACAGCCAGTTTATCTGCATAAAAACTGACGGATCTCTGCTCCCTGAAATGTTCAAAAACGAGAGTAATAAATCTTGAAAGTAGGCAAGCCGAATCCATTCTTTTTTCATAATGTATCCTGTAGACTTCACGGCTTAGCATCAGCATGATCACTTTAAGCCTGAATTCTACCATCAACTTTTCTTCCTGTTGGCTTCTGAGATCGGTTCCCATATGAGCAAATTCATAATTAAATTTCGCGAAACTTTCTTCTGACAAACTGATCTCACCCATTTTCATATAGTGCGAGAATGGATATTTAAGGTAGCTTCCAAAAGTCTCAAATATTTTCTCCGGAATTTGTATCTGTTCAATCTCAACTTCATCACCACCACGGAAATCCCATTTGCTTTCTTGTCCCGGAAAAACAAAGTGTAATTGTTTGTGTTGAACGGATTTAATCTGCCCGTTGATCTGATGCGTTCCCCACCCTTTCCTGATCAGAAATAAGGAAAAATAGTCGTCTGTCATATCCTCTTTTTCCAACCTTTCTTTTTCGAAATATTGGGTTAAAATAATATCTGAAAAATCAGATATACCAGTAGAATGTTGGATTGGCTTATTTTTAAACGAACTGACTATGTGCATATAAAAAAATATTAAGAACTTATTATAACCTAAGATCATTTCGATCAAAAAATCAGCAACATCTATTCCTGCAAAACAACTTTAGTAGGTATGAAAAACAAAATTATTTTTTTCGAATCAAAAAAAACATCAGAAATAATCAAAAAAATTATTCAATTCATATCTTTTTTATCGGTTTTGATAAAGATCATGATTTTTTCATTTTTTCTAAAAGACGGAGCAACACTTCCACTTCTTCATCTGCCAGTGCATTGTAAACTTCGTCAACACCTGATAAATTCGCGGTAACTTGTTGATACAAATATTCTCCCTTGTCAGTAAGTTTCACGTCGATCAGCCGTTTATCACCCTTATTGACGTTCTTTTCCACCAGTTCTTTGAGGATCAGACGATCAACCAACCTGGAAACACCGGCATTTTTCTCCAACATTTTTTTCAGGATATCTGAAGTCGACAAAGGGCCTCCAGCATCGTTCAAAATAGAAAGAACATTATACTGCTGAGAGGTAAGCCCGTAGGTCGCAAAAAACTCCTGAGACCTTTCATAAACGGTATTATATGTTTCAACCATTGTAATACCCAACTTTCTTCGAAGTGGAAGTTTTTCCGTTTTTGTTTTTTTCATTCTTTATTATTTAATTACTGGATCAGGTAACCCCCATCCACTGGAAGATACGCTCCTGTACAGAAACTCGCATCTTCAGAAGCCAAAAATAATACAGCTTTTGCAATTTCTTCCGGTTTTCCCAATCTTTTCATCGCATGTTTTGATTCCATATAAGATCTGTACTCTGCACTTTGAGCTGCGTTGTCCATCAATAAAGGTGTTTCGATATATCCAGGACCAATGGCATTGACACGAATATTGTTGGTTCCGTTTTCCAAAGCAGCTACTTTAGTAAGACCTACCAACCCGTGTTTTGAAGAAGCATAACCGCCAATTCCAAATTCTGCCACCTGGCTCATAATGGATCCCATATTGACCACAGCACCACCCGTTTCCTGCTTTCTCATCTGGGCAATCTGATATTTCATTCCGTAAAAGACACCGCTCAGGTTAATATTAATAACTTTTTGCCATTCTTCCACGGATTTCTCATGAATCGGAGAAGCATCTACAATTCCCGCATTATTCACAGCTACATCCAGGCTACCAAAGGCTGCCACAGTTTCTGCGACTGCTTTTTCTACTTCTTCATGTTTGGATACATCACAAGCAATAAATCTGGCTTCTGTTCCTTCTTTCAAAACTTCTTCCAATGTTTCTTTGTTCTCTTTAAGATCGGCAATCATTACTTTTGCTCCTTCTCTTGCCATCAGTATTGCAACGGCTTTACCAATTCCTGAGTTTCCACCTGTAATAAAAGCTACTTTGTTTTCAAAACGTTTCATAATACCTGTTTTTAAAATTAATAAATTGATTTTTCAAATTTAATGACTAATCATCAATGTCTAATCATAAATATTGTTAAATGTTAAACTTAAAATCACAAACATACTTATTTGCAAACACTTACAATATTTCTATTTCATCACAATCGTTTATTAAATCATTCCGATTTTACCTCCATAAAAGCATCAATGAATTTATATTATTCATAAAAATTTAACCTTATTTTATCTTTTCTATAATACGTTTTAATATGCATTTCAATCCATATTGAATTAAAATTTTATATAAACTTCAATTTACTACTTCCATTTCACACAGAATAAAAATATAAAACACTGTATTTAAACAAATTAAATCATTAACAATAAATTAATATACAAATTCCCTACTTTTTTAGTGGACTAATAAAAATTATATTATATATTTGCACCGTATTCAGGAAAAAAAATAAAATGAAGGCAGTATTAAAGAATAATTCAATAATAAAACACAGCATCAAAAAAATGATGATGGCTACCTGTATGCCTATGTATCAGAAATGCTGTGGGTGACCTTACTTTTATATGACATATTGTAAAGGCCCTACCAAGTTGTAGGGCCTTTTTTATTGAAAAACAAACAACATTAAAAAAATAAAAATGAGTAATTCTAAAAACAAATGGTTGATTCCATTGGCTTTTACAAACATCTATGTAATATGGGGGATTACGTTTTTAGCTATTTCATTTGGCTTGAAAGGTTTCCCGCCATTCATTCTTTCGGGATTAAGATTTCTGGTTGCAGGAATTTTAATGATGAGCTATCTTCTTTCTAAAGGGGAAAAAGCAAATTCGCTGATCAACTGGAAGAAAAATGCAATCACCGGAGTTCTTATCCTCACGGGAGGAACAGGGCTTGTAGCCTGGGGAGAACAATATGTAACGGCCTCAGAAGCTGCCATATCTATCGCAACAGGTCCGTTTTGGTTCATTGCAATTGACAGAAAAAACTGGAAATATTATTTCTCGGATAAATTCATACCTATAGGATTGGCAATAGGATTTGTAGGGTTGGTATTCTTTTTAAAAGGAAGTGTACACTCAAGTGCAGCCCATTCAATGGTGAACGGAAATCTTCGTATTACTGCATTTATAGTATTAGGATTAAGTTCTGTTGCCTGGGTTCTGGGATCTTTATATTCTAAGAAAAATCCGGCCTCACATTCTACTTTTATGAATATTGCTCAACAGCTTATTGTAGCAGGATTAGCCTCTTTTTTCATCGCTTTTGTAAGAAAAGAATGGACTGGTTTTTCAGTTTCTGCGATCCCATTATCGGCATGGTTGGGAGTTCTGTTTTTGATCTTCTTTGGATCTATAGTCGCTTATTTGTCGTACATTTGGCTCTTGTCCGTGAAACCCGCTGCTCTGGTAAGCACCCATACCTATATTAATCCTATTGTTACAGTGATTGCAGGCTGGATTGTTGCCAATCAAAGCATCAACGGAGGTCAGCTATATGGTTTATCAATCATTTTGCTGGGAGTATTGCTGACGAATGTTACCAAGTACTTTAAACTTTCAAAACGGTCAAAGGTTAAATTAAGAAGAGTAAGAAGATTTTTTAAGGCAGGCAAGCGCTATCAGCCTATCTAAAATAATGTAAAACATCAGAATGATAGAAATCAGAAACATATCAAAAACGTTTCACCAGAAAAAACAGTCTTTCAAAGCACTGGATCAGGTGAGCCTTACTATAGATAAAGGAGATATTGTAGGAATTATCGGATTTTCAGGTGCAGGAAAAAGCACTCTGATCCGTACGGTAAATTTATTGGAAAAGCCGGATCAGGGACAGGTGATTATCAATGGAAAGGATTTTACCCAATTAAGCTCAAAGCAACTGGCCGAAGAGCGTAAAAAAATAGGAATGATTTTCCAGCATTTCAATCTTCTTTCTTCAAGAACCGTTTTTGATAATATAGCACTTCCTCTGGAACTGGATCATCTCAGCAAAGAGCAAATCAATAAAAAAGTAAATGAATTATTGAAAATCGTAGGCCTTGAAGATAAAGCCAGCGACTATCCCAAAAGTCTGTCCGGAGGTCAGAAGCAAAGGGTAGCAATCGCAAGGGCATTAGCCAATGATCCTCATCTTCTACTCTGCGATGAAGCTACCAGCGCCCTTGACCCGGTAACCACACAGTCTATCTTACAGTTGTTGAGAGACATCAATCAAAGGCTTGGCATTACCATTCTTTTGATTACCCACGAAATGGAAGTGATCAAAGCGGTCTGCAACCACGTTGCCGTTATAGACCACGGAAAATTATTAGCAAAAGGAACTTTAAGTGAGATTATTTCGGATAAAGAAAATCCGGTAATCCGACAATTTATAAATTCAGACGTCATGACCCTGCCACAGGAAATCAGTAACAGACTGCAGAAAGAACCAAAAGAAGGTTTGTTTCCGCTGGTCGAAATAGAACTTAACGAAAATATCAGTGTTGAACAAATTCTTTCAGCCCTATACAACCAATATAAAATTCCATATAAACTATTGAAAGCTGATGTAGAGTATTTTGGGAATTCCAATTTTGGAAAACTGCTGTTGCAGCTTCAGGGCAAAACGGAAGAAAATCAGCAGGCTATCTATTATTTCAATCAAAATAAAATTCAAAACACAGTAAAAGGATATGCTTAGTGATACGGTAATTGCTCTTTTAGCAAAAGGAGCCTGGGAAACGGTTTATATGACATTTGTTTCAGGATTTTTTGGATTTGTACTAGGACTTCCGGTGGGAATTATGTTATTTTTAACCAGAAAAGGACAACTGCTGGAAAATACGTTATACCATAGAATATTATCTGTTATGGTTAATATTTTCCGTGCCATTCCCTTCATTATTTTAATTGTATGGATGATTCCTTTTACAAGAATTTTGGCAGGAACCTCTATTGGAGTGAACGCAGCCCTTGTTCCATTAAGTGTTGGTGCAGCCCCGTTTATCGCAAGATTGGTAGAGAACAGCCTTATTGAAGTTCCTCACGGACTGATAGAAACGGCCAGAGCTTTAGGTGCATCACCTTTCCAGATTATCAGAAAAGTATTGCTTCCGGAGGCACTTCCTTCTCTCATCAATAATGCAACCATCACATTAATTACTTTAGTGGGCTACTCTGCAATGGGAGGAGCTGTAGGAGCAGGTGGATTAGGACAGGTCGGTTACCAGTACGGTTATATCGGATATGATATTGTTATTATGAATACGGTTCTTATTTTGCTTGTTCTGCTGGTATTTATCATCCAGTTTGCCGGAGACCGGTTTTCCAAGCATTTTGACCACAGATAATTAGAAGGTTTTAGATAAGAAGATTTAGCGTTCAGTGTTTTACCTCTTCTTTGCCCTTAATAATAAATAAAAAAGAATGAAAAAAATAAAGATCATAGGTTTATTAACAGCAGGACTTCTTCTATTCAATGCTTGTTCAGGGAGAAAAGATGATCCGAATTTCATCAGAGTTGGAATCACTTACGGACCGGAACAGGAAATTGCTGAAGTAGCCAAAAAAGTAGCTAAGGAAAAATACAATCTGGACGTGGAACTCATTCCTTTCAATGATTATGTCGTTCCCAATGAAGCTTTAACCAACGGTGATATTGATGTCAATGCCTTTCAGCATGTTCCTTATTTGACGGAACAATCAAAACAAAGAGGCTACAATCTTGCGGTAGTTGGTAATACTTTCGTCTATCCTATTATTGCTTATTCAAAAAAAATCAGCAATATCAATCAGTTGCAAAATGGCAATACAGTTGTTATCCCTAATGATCCAACAAACGGAGGACGTTCATTACTATTATTGCAGAAAAGCGGTTTATTAAAACTAAGAGATGGTGTTGGGCTTCTTCCC is part of the Chryseobacterium lactis genome and encodes:
- a CDS encoding helix-turn-helix domain-containing protein translates to MHIVSSFKNKPIQHSTGISDFSDIILTQYFEKERLEKEDMTDDYFSLFLIRKGWGTHQINGQIKSVQHKQLHFVFPGQESKWDFRGGDEVEIEQIQIPEKIFETFGSYLKYPFSHYMKMGEISLSEESFAKFNYEFAHMGTDLRSQQEEKLMVEFRLKVIMLMLSREVYRIHYEKRMDSACLLSRFITLVFEHFREQRSVSFYADKLAVTTNYLNILCSKHLGKTATGIISRELLSEIKQYLAASNLSIKELSILMNFSSVSSFYAFFKKYTGMTPKDFQSKYAGTVLHAVPEDL
- a CDS encoding MarR family winged helix-turn-helix transcriptional regulator, translating into MKKTKTEKLPLRRKLGITMVETYNTVYERSQEFFATYGLTSQQYNVLSILNDAGGPLSTSDILKKMLEKNAGVSRLVDRLILKELVEKNVNKGDKRLIDVKLTDKGEYLYQQVTANLSGVDEVYNALADEEVEVLLRLLEKMKKS
- a CDS encoding SDR family NAD(P)-dependent oxidoreductase, yielding MKRFENKVAFITGGNSGIGKAVAILMAREGAKVMIADLKENKETLEEVLKEGTEARFIACDVSKHEEVEKAVAETVAAFGSLDVAVNNAGIVDASPIHEKSVEEWQKVININLSGVFYGMKYQIAQMRKQETGGAVVNMGSIMSQVAEFGIGGYASSKHGLVGLTKVAALENGTNNIRVNAIGPGYIETPLLMDNAAQSAEYRSYMESKHAMKRLGKPEEIAKAVLFLASEDASFCTGAYLPVDGGYLIQ
- a CDS encoding EamA family transporter gives rise to the protein MSNSKNKWLIPLAFTNIYVIWGITFLAISFGLKGFPPFILSGLRFLVAGILMMSYLLSKGEKANSLINWKKNAITGVLILTGGTGLVAWGEQYVTASEAAISIATGPFWFIAIDRKNWKYYFSDKFIPIGLAIGFVGLVFFLKGSVHSSAAHSMVNGNLRITAFIVLGLSSVAWVLGSLYSKKNPASHSTFMNIAQQLIVAGLASFFIAFVRKEWTGFSVSAIPLSAWLGVLFLIFFGSIVAYLSYIWLLSVKPAALVSTHTYINPIVTVIAGWIVANQSINGGQLYGLSIILLGVLLTNVTKYFKLSKRSKVKLRRVRRFFKAGKRYQPI
- a CDS encoding methionine ABC transporter ATP-binding protein; the encoded protein is MIEIRNISKTFHQKKQSFKALDQVSLTIDKGDIVGIIGFSGAGKSTLIRTVNLLEKPDQGQVIINGKDFTQLSSKQLAEERKKIGMIFQHFNLLSSRTVFDNIALPLELDHLSKEQINKKVNELLKIVGLEDKASDYPKSLSGGQKQRVAIARALANDPHLLLCDEATSALDPVTTQSILQLLRDINQRLGITILLITHEMEVIKAVCNHVAVIDHGKLLAKGTLSEIISDKENPVIRQFINSDVMTLPQEISNRLQKEPKEGLFPLVEIELNENISVEQILSALYNQYKIPYKLLKADVEYFGNSNFGKLLLQLQGKTEENQQAIYYFNQNKIQNTVKGYA
- the metI gene encoding methionine ABC transporter permease MetI — encoded protein: MLSDTVIALLAKGAWETVYMTFVSGFFGFVLGLPVGIMLFLTRKGQLLENTLYHRILSVMVNIFRAIPFIILIVWMIPFTRILAGTSIGVNAALVPLSVGAAPFIARLVENSLIEVPHGLIETARALGASPFQIIRKVLLPEALPSLINNATITLITLVGYSAMGGAVGAGGLGQVGYQYGYIGYDIVIMNTVLILLVLLVFIIQFAGDRFSKHFDHR
- the metQ gene encoding methionine ABC transporter substrate-binding lipoprotein MetQ, translating into MKKIKIIGLLTAGLLLFNACSGRKDDPNFIRVGITYGPEQEIAEVAKKVAKEKYNLDVELIPFNDYVVPNEALTNGDIDVNAFQHVPYLTEQSKQRGYNLAVVGNTFVYPIIAYSKKISNINQLQNGNTVVIPNDPTNGGRSLLLLQKSGLLKLRDGVGLLPKVTDITENPKQLNIMEIEGAQIPRVLDDRDVVVGIINNNFAAQAGLDSEKQGILKEDKDSPYVNVVVARQDNKNSQKVKNFVKAYESDEVEKKAKEIFKGGAVKGW